DNA sequence from the Anomalospiza imberbis isolate Cuckoo-Finch-1a 21T00152 chromosome 14, ASM3175350v1, whole genome shotgun sequence genome:
TGATGAAGGCCTCActggaggcagcagagctgagttCGCAGTAGTAGCATTCAGCTCCTTGTGAGACTTCCACCACCTGGCCAGGATTCCTGGGGACTTTGGGGGGACCCTGGTGTGGCTGTCACCAACCCCCCGGGGGTTGACACTCACTGTTCACACTCCGTGTCGTGTCCCACGGTCACCTCACAGCCCGGGAAGATTTTGGCTGCCAGCACTGGGGAGATGCAGCACAGCCCGATGGGTTTGTGGGCAGCGTGGAATGCTCTCAGGACACCCTCCACCTCTTTGGAGACGCTGCAGTTCTTGCCCTGCGTGGCCCAAGTGCTTAGGTTTTTTGCCACCCCGAAGCCACCTGAAGAAAGAGAAACAGTTTAGGCTGCAGATTATGTCCAGGGCAGGACTTTTGCCAGGTGTGGCATGGTGGAATGCTCAGGTGCATTGGATGGTTGGCAGCATTTGTCCAGAATCAAGCAAAGAATTAAAATTGGCTCTCCTTCCAAGCCTTGCTCCAGCCTGTCCCTCTCCATCCCACGACTCCCACATCATTCCAGACCTATGGAATATCTAAGCTGTGGACAGGCAGACCCCACACAATCCTACCTGGAATGATGAGGGCATCCAGCCCCTTGACATCCAGCGTAGCCAGGTCCTTGATGTTGCCTCTGGCTATCCTGGCACTTTCCACCAGGACATTGCGCTGCTCTGGCGTTGGCTGTCCCTTCACGTGGTCCACCACGTGCATCTGGGGGATGTTGGGAGCATAAACCTCAGCCTGGAGTCAGGGGAAAGGGCTGTTATCCTCCAGGAATGATGGTGAAACGCGGGAAAGCACAGGCAGTGAGAGGGAATGCTGTGGGGCATTCTTGGGAAAGAGCTGACatggaggaaggagggaaggaaggaatgaaggaaacTTCCAGTAGTTTGTGCCCAGAACTGCTTGTCTGGGGGGCTGAAGAGTCCATCCATATCCCAATAAATCTCTCTTGCTGGGTGACCACCCAGAGAGCTGCTGACCCACCCCATCTCCCACCGGGACAGGACTTGGGGTTTCCTCTCCCTGCCAACTGTTTTCCCAAAGCCCAAAGCATTCTGGAAAATGCTTTCCCTTCCTTTAGCACTTTCAAGCTCATATTCAGAAATTGAGAGTGGAAGGTGGTGAACAGATTTTGGAACTGTCCCACCTGTGCAGTTCTGGGCTGCACAATTTAAGAAGAATTTAAGGAACACCGAGGTGTCctgaggagggcagggctggaaggaaTGTCCTTGTGAGGAACAGCCGAGGACTTCGGAATTTTCTAGGTGGGAGACAAAGAACCTGAGGGGCAACCTCACGGCAGCTTCCCGTGGAGAGGGAGGTACtgagctctgttcccttccagCTGTAATATTCCATTCTGTGCCGTTCTGTTTCCTTAGAGAAGGAGGGATTGAAATGACGCCCGAGTTTCCTCCACTAGAGGCCCCTGCCGATCCAGGGATGAGGGAGGGATGGGCTCCGAGCCTGCTGGGTTGGGATATGGCAGGAGGGAAGGACTGTAGCAGctccaggagaggaaaaggcaCAATTACACACAGTGGAGAAAACGTCTGGCCAAGTCTCATCCTGGAGCCAAACAGCGAGGGCAGGGTTGGAATGGTTTGGAATTGGGGGGGCTGGCACAGGTAGgtcacccctgtgtccctgtgttccACTCCGACCCAGACACGTGGGTGGCTCACAGCTGAGTGTGACGCTCCAGAggctttccctccctccttccccagtcTCACAGAGCAGCTCTCACGACTTttagagcagctgctcctttttTACCCCTCAAGTTTAACTCACGAACCTCTATCTGTTCTctcatccctgcaagtgtcacaaggccagg
Encoded proteins:
- the LOC137482652 gene encoding putative glutamine amidotransferase-like class 1 domain-containing protein 3B, mitochondrial, yielding MAKRVAVVLAGCGVFDGSEIHEASAVLVHLSREGAQAEVYAPNIPQMHVVDHVKGQPTPEQRNVLVESARIARGNIKDLATLDVKGLDALIIPGGFGVAKNLSTWATQGKNCSVSKEVEGVLRAFHAAHKPIGLCCISPVLAAKIFPGCEVTVGHDTECEQWPYAKTAEAMRELGCRHVNSQVSEVHVDARNRLVSTSAFMCNAPIHHVHDGIGKMVQEVLRLA